The sequence ATTGTAGACGGAGACTACCTCAACAGGCTTTCACTCGTGGGAGGTCCGTCATGACTATTATGGTACTATTTGAACTCGGAGTCTAATTGAGATAATGACTTGCTCGGTAGGACCGATATCGGAGAAAAAATAGCCACCCGAATTTTTGGTCCGAGAATGTtactgagattccttacggGAAGCAAGTGGGTTTAGGAAGTTAGGTACGCTTGGGGAAGGTTAATATCTCCTCGAAAGGAAATATTAAGCACTCTCAAAATTGCTCGGTGAATCCACCGGCCTCctatttaacattttaaaatacactcaggctattaataactcttttaacctttttaaattcgttttgaatacttgattttgaaaaattcattttttatgtcATATTACACATTTATACAGAAAAGCAAATACACAACAAAACATTACAGCTCCAAAAGCAATAAAATAGGCACTATTTAAATACAATTACATCCGGACATTCCTGGATCTTCAATCCACACCAAAATAATATTCTCTCATACTCATATCCACCTAAACAAAAAGGTTAGAAACAAATAACATAGCTATACAATTAATTATGGAGTAAAAATAGACAAAAGATTAAActgaataaacttaaaaagtttattcagtgacctaattgaaagaaagaggaaaattttaaattaaggatcaaagtaaataaaatataaaattccaaaatacggactagaatgaataaaatgaaaagtttcAAATTAGGAACTAAAACGAATAAAACAAAAAGTATTAAATTGAACATTAAGATgaacaaaaaaataaagtttattaaatctggaattaaagtgaataaaaatgaagttattgagTTAGGAATTAAAATGAATAGAAAAGTAAATTATTCTATCTCCACTAATGTGAAGTCAGGCTAAATTCTCCTCAATATCCCGTTCATAGGTCGAAAGAAAGCAATGCACGATGTGTAGTAGTAATAGTAAATAACGGGGAGAAACCAAAAACGATAAAATCTCACCAGGGAGAGAccaaaaaaggaaaaacttttAGTAGAGAGAGACCAAAAAACCAAAATTAATAATCCTACTTAAATAGtgtgatatatatttttttatatatctatttcacatttttttgaaGGTATTTAAATGAGATCTTATAAAAaggaaaagacataataaaagcTTATTTGAACCTAAACTAGGGAGGTAAATGTGATTTATGGCAAAGGAAAAAGATGTTTAAAATGGGAGTGCAATTTTTAAACAAATACACCTCACCTCACTATACATTATTTTTTCTTgggttttaattttgattttctgAGGCGAACAATAATTTGTAAGCCGGCGACGAGGCAGAGTGCGTTTTCTTCACTTCTTACAAAACAAACACATCGTCTTCTCagatctctctctcttctcactGTGGAAGAAGATAGAAGAAAATAAGTTCTTTTCGCCATCAACATGGCGATTAGGGCTTTTCTTGCCTCTTTACTCCTTTTATCATCTGCTTTTACTACTTTCTCTCTTTTCGAAGATCAAGTTGGCCTCATGGACTGGTGAGCTCCTGTCTTGTACTCAATTTCAGTTCGATTGTTTCTCGAATAAAATAGTTTTCACTTTTGAAGAATATTCGCCGATAATATTGTCTCCTTTCCTCTATGATTTGCTGAAATCCCAACTCAGCTACTTGCCCTTGCTTTATGTTTAACTGAAATCTGATTAGTTATTGAACTTTGCTTCTTATGCTGTCTGTTTCACTGTACACCAGCTACTAGAGCACGAATTGAATTCTGACTTGATTGCTATAATACTTGCTTTACTTTTCACCCAGGCATCAACAATATATTGGGAAAGTGAAGGACGCAGTCTTCCATACACAGAAGACTGGTCGAAAGCGCGTTGTTGTTTCCACTGAAGAGAATGTTATCGCTTCACTAGATCTTCGACATGGCGAGATTTGTAAGTATTCTGTaattagtatttattttatatatgatcTGTGTTTATTGGCTTATTAAGTAGCTtaatccttttcttttcttcctttttttttggcAGAGGCTATTTTCTAATTTTGTATGTATCTTCAATATTTTCTTTAAAGGAGGttaaatttttgttgtttttctttttctttatgcaGTTTGGAGGCATGTTCTTGGGACCAATGATCCTATTGATGGAATTGAAATCGCCATGGGAAAATGTAATTGCCATCATTGCGTTTGAATCTTTTCAAATTGCTATATATTTCTTAGCTGTTTACATGTTTGATTTTGTTCTTGACCATGTAGCTGCCTGATTGTTTTGTTAAGAAGATccaggattttttttttatccataaaCAATTTAGTTTAGTTTCACTATGGTTAGTGATATTGTCTCTATGAGTTCATACCTTAGAAAGTTATCAAATAGTCATCTATGAGTTCATGCCTTGAGTCTTTTGGTTTAGTAGAAGACTTCGGAAAAAAAGTGAGGCATGCAATGTGCAAAATGTTGGTTTCTATATGTACTCATCTTTATCAGTTTCTTTTGAGCTATTCGCTTAATTCATTCCTGGTTTGATCATGTATAAGAGCAATGCTTTTTGACTTTATGTAGATATGATAGATATTGTTTTTGACTTCTTCTATGAACTGGAAATAATCTGCATTTGGATGTTCTAGTTATTTCAAATCTGACATGTTCTACCATATTTTTTCAGATGTTGTTACTCTTTCATCAGAGGGAAGTATTGTGAGGGCATGGAACCTTCCTGATGGACAGATGGTGTGGGAGTCTTATCTTCAGGGCCCATATCACTCAAAGTCATTATTTTTGGTACCGGTGAGTTGATAATCTTAATCCCTTATCTAGAATAATCTCTTGGTTTTGCTATGGTCAATGAATTGCAATTAACAAAAGCATCTATGTGATCTTCATGCTCATGTGAGAAGGAATATTTCTGAGCCATTTTGATATCAGATTATACTTCGCCAATCATCATAATCTGTTTCCtacttttaaattttatttttcattcatttattGTGTCGAGTGTTGAACACTTTCAGAATCTCAATTCTTTTTTACATATTTTGCTACGTGTTGTGCATTCTAGAAATTTTCACTACAATTTGCATTTAACTTAGGTTTCGTTCTGCAGTCAAGCTCAAGGGTTGATAAGGATAATGTGATCCTGGTGTTCAGCAAAGGATGTCTTCATGCTGTTTCAAGCATAcacggtgaagttctttggaaGAAAGAGTTTGCTGCTGAAAGGTTCTAAGAATTTTAAGTGTCATGTTTCCAATAATGTTTATGTTTCCGAAAACCATTTCATTGATGTGTCTATAATTCACTTCATTTGCAGTTTTGAAGTACAGCAAGTTGTTCTTCCCCTTGGCAGTGATATAATACATGTGGTTGGATTTGTTGGTTCATTCCAGTTAGATGTGTACCAAATTGATGCGAAGAATGGAGAGCTACTGAAGCATGAAAGCGCAGAATTTTCTGGTGGATTTTCAGGGGAAGTTTCTTTAGTTTCAAGTGATACACTTGTGGTTCTGGACTCTACTGGGTCAACTGTGACTACAGTGAACTTTCTGAATGGACAAATCAGCTTTCAGAAGACTTACATCTCTGATCTAATTGAGGATTTCTCAGGGAAGGCAATGATATTACCCTCAAAAATTGCAGGGATGTTTACCTTGAAATCGAATACGCTCACAGTATTTATACGAGTGACAAGTGAAGGCAAGTTGGAGGTGATAGACAAACTCAATCATGTAACAGCTATCAGTGGTGCGCTCTCATTGTCAGACGATCTAGAAGCATATGCACTTGTCGAGCATCGAAGCAATGACATCTATCTTACTGTGAAGCTTGGTCATGACAAGGATAGTGATTtgcttaggcaaattattaagATGGATCAGCCAAGAGGGACAGTCCACAAGGTTTTCATTAATAATTATATCCGAACAGATAAATCTCATGGATTTAGGGCTTTGATTGTGATGGAAGATCATTCACTATTACTGCTACAGCAAGGTGAGATTGTCTGGAGCAGGGAGGATGGCCTTGCCTCAGTAATAGATGTTACAACGTCTGAACTTCCTGTGGAGAAGAAAGGTGTATCAGTAGCAAAAGTGGAAGAAAACCTCTTTGAATGGCTTAAGGTACCATCTAATTGCTAAGATGGCTTTGTAAAGATTTTCATATCAAAGCTTTTCAAGTTCTCATAATGAAGTATGATATAATCACCAATTATAGTGGAATAGAATTGAAATTGAAGCTTAGTTGCTCTTGCCTTTCGTCTTCTCCCTCTCCCTCTCACGTATCCCACCCCAGTCCACACCCCTCCCTCCCCTATGGTTTGTGGACTTATACCCAATTCCATTCACTGACTTCCTCACCAAGAGTTCATTTGTTTGCATTGCCCTGTGTTCATGCTTACCAGCAGAAGTGGAAAATTtcaacaattgaatgaacaaccTTTGACATCCTTACTATTCAACAAGCTAACTAAGATCAAATGCTTAACTCTTTTTGATCTATTATTTACATGCCATTAGTAAGAAATGTGtaggttgtaaaaaaaaaggtaaGAAATGTGGAAGCCCATTTTGTAACGGCATGATAAGATTTATGGTTCAggtggatgtgtggtcatacgaggaaggatcgggtgagtaatgaaataaataggacaaaagtaggggttacatctattgagaataaaatgagggtgtggtcatacgagaaaggattgggtgagtaatgaaataattgggacaaaagtaggggttacatctattgagaataaaatgagggaaaaccgactaaggtggtttggccatgtaagacgaagagcgcttgatgcgccggttgggaggactgaagagtggcaaagggatgcaatggtgaggggtaggggaagacctaagcaaacttggaagagggtgatcgagagtgatatgagtttattggggattaaGGAAAATAttgtagtggataggacagagtggagggagagaatttatgtcgctgacacgacttgaagTTCACGGGTTTTGTATggtggttcatgttagccgacccggaatcatttcgggactaagacttcgttgttgttgttgttgtatgatAGGATTTATAGTTGCATGGTTTATGTCTTGTTTTCTAAGATTTCTGTTAAGTATTGTGTTCATTGTGTAATTTTGACAGTTGACTAGACTTCTCTGATTATGAATTTTGATACATTATCTTTTACTGTTTCAAGGGCCACTTTTTGAAGCTTAAGGGTACCTTATTGCTTGCAAGCCCTGAGGAAGTGGTAGCCATTCAAGCAATGAGGTTGAAAAGCTCTGAGAAGAGCAAATTGACCAGAGATCATAATGGGTTCCGGAAACTGCTCATTGTACTTACTAAATCTGgaaaggtttttgctttgcaCACTGGAGATGGACGTGTTGTATGGTCTCTCCTGCTGAAGTCTCTACGTAAATCAGAAGCATGTGAAAACCCAATTGCCCTTAATGTATATCAGTGGCAAGTCCCTCATCACCATGCTATGGATGAAAATCCATCTATACTTGTAGTTGGCAGGTGTGGACCAAGTTTTGGTGCACCAGGTGTATTGTCTTTTGTTGATACTTACACTGGAAAAGAGCTCACTTCCAGTCTTGTTCATTCTGTTGTGCAAGTGATTTCCCTGCCATTTACTGATTCAACTGAACAAAGGTTGCATCTACTTATAGATGCTCACCAACAAGCTCATTTATACCCAAAGACTGCAGAAGCTGTTGATATTTTTCAGCGTGAGTTCTCAAATATTTACTGGTATTCAGTTGAGGGAGACAATGGTTTTATTAGAGGGCATGCGTTGAAGGGACATTGCATTGGTAGAGAAGCAGAGGAATTTTGCTTTGAAACTAGGAACATGTGGTCGATTGTATTCCCTTTGGAGTCTGAAAAGATCATCACAACTGTGACAAGAAAGTTGAATGAGGTAAACCTTTTTATCCCTCAAAATGCTGACAGCTAATTTCTTATGATTGCCACTTCTTTCCATGTGTCAAACAATCATTTTTATGCTAATCTATTTTTTTACTTTCTaacttatatatcatttttgtttttttaaatgagTCTAGATGGATTTCTGGTTGATTTGAACTGTCCAAAAAGCTTTGCTATTGACAGCATATATGATTTTTTGAAGTTGCAGTAGAACAGCATTATGCGTATTATATCTTCAATAATTCCTCGTCCATATGTTGGTGCTTAAGTAACCAGTCTTCACCCTCACCCGTTCTAAATTAGTTCTGTGAAACAAGTTCTCTTTATTACATGATTGAGGGATAAAATTGAATGACGGCCACTTAACTTTTGACTATTGTGTCacttggtcactgaacttcactTTGTGTCATAAAAATAACTGGAAAATGAATATGCCCCATCGAAGTTACTGTTGTGAATTCACGGTCAAATCTATGACATTACTTGGACTGTTGGTCATGTCACATTAGATTTTGGGTCACGCCAAGGCAACTTAATTGATGTCATGTGAGCAACAAAAATACCACAGCAAATCTATAAACAACAAAAATTGAAGTTTGAGGCGATTATGTTACCGATATGGTATTAGTGGAGCTGACATGGTGTTTTTAGACTTTGACGTGGCTTGAGCCCATGGTTAAATTATGCCATGTAAGTTTTTTGGCACAAATTTGGTCGAAAGTTCATAGTAGTCACTCTAGTGAGACAAAATCAAAGTTCAGTTTTGAAGTTTATTGACCATTGTGAAACAATAGTTGAAGTTGATTGAGTGAGCTTCATTGCATTTAACCCCATGATTGGATTGTagacaaataactcttttactTGTGCATTCCCTCTCCTATATGTGGCGCGCTTTGCTGTTTCTACTTCCAGTTTCTGCTCTTTTACATGGCATAGGAGTATTTATATATGTTGTTGACTTTATAttttgtcatggaaccaattgaactaaaagcttaagctaatagttaacgcgcaattcacattaatatctgacacatcCCGCACACGAATGCCAATTGGGTTGAAGCGTGAACAACACAGGCTCATTTACCATGtttgaaattaaatcaacaaatgtGGTTGCCAGGAATTGAACCTTTGGTCACTTGGTCAAAAAGGCACTGATACCACGTcaaggaaccaattgaactaaaagcttaagcttaTAGTTAAGGCCTAACAACTTCTTTTGTATTAATCTCTAACATATTTCAATTGTAAACATGCTTTTTGATTTTGTTCTCAGGTGGTCCATACTCAAGCAAAGGTTATAGCAGACCAGGATGttatgtataaatatatatcaaaaaaTTTACTTTTCGTGGTGACTGTTACACCAAAAGCCATTGGAGGTATTGGATCAGCCACTCCAGAGGAATCTTCGTTGGTTGCATATGTTATTGATACCGTAACTGGGCGCATATTACATCGTGTAACTCATCATGGTGCACATGGTCCAGTCCATGcagtaggttttttttttttgtttttttgttctttcttttttttgagTTGGAATATATTGTGTCATTTAACTTGATTTTTGGCAGGTGTTTAGTGAAAACTGGGTTGTCTACCACTATTTTAATCTTAGAGCACACAGACATGAGATGTCAGTAATTGAAATCTATGATCAGTCTCGGGCAGTaagcacatgtggaccttgagtACCTTTTCAGTTTTTCTGAATGTTCTAAAATATAATGAAATTTGCAAATTGCTTGCAGGACAACAAAGATGTGTGGAAGCTTGTTCTTGGAAAGCATAATCTCACTTCTCACATTTCTTCATATTCTCGACCTGAGATAGTAACAAAGTCACAGTCATACTTCTTTACGCACTCTGTCAAAGCGATAGCTGTTACAACTACGGCCAAGGGTATAACTTCAAAGCAGTTGCTTATTGGTACTATTGGTGATCAGGTTGGTCAAAAATTTTGAACAAGCTAAAATTCTAAGTGATCTCTAGTTTCTTTTGTGACATTTTGATTTTATATATCTTACAGAAATATGGACATAGGTTTTCATATGGCAGATGCACTTCTTTGTGTGCTAACTGTGATTTAATGCTTTTACAGATTTTGGCACTTGATAAGCGTTTCGTAGATCCTCGTCGCTCAATTAACCCCTCACaagcagagaaggaagaaggaattTTACCTCTTACCGATGCATTGCCAATCATTCCTCAGGTTAGTTGTCATGTATCTGTCAATTTGTTTGGCCATACTCTTCTGTAGCCTTGCTTTATGTCTACAAAATCTTCAGGATATAACTAGATTCTGATTTGGCAGCTATTTAAGTTAGAAGAATGGCcatgctttttttttatcttaggCATCGAACTCTCTTTTATAGATGATATATTTAGCTGCAAGGATCCCAAAGAAGCTGACAAATGAAGATAGGCTAACTTTGACAGATTTCATTTGAAATATGTAGAGCCTTGCATGTATTTGGCTGAACTTGGTCATTAGATTGAATTTCTATTAATTTATGAGCACCTGGCTAACCGTGGATAAACTATTGGAAGGTGTGGGTGTAGAAGCATTTAATCGGGGTCACCTGAAGGATTCAAGATTCACTATTATTTTAACCACAGCTGATAAAGCTAAGAATGTTCTTAGGAAACCTGCAAACTATTACACATGCATTTATCTACTAGAGACTTTGAAAATTATATAATACAAAATAACTTAGCTTAAGCTCGTGTATAGTGATTTCTACCTGTACATCTTCTTTGGAAACTGATGCGAAAATCATTTTGCAGTCGTATGTTACACATGCCCTTCAAGTGGAGGGTCTACGAGGAATAGTAACTGTAGCAGCTAAACTTGAATCAAACACACTTGTATTCGCATATGGTGTGGATCTCTTTTTCACTCGCCTTGCACCCTCGAGAACATACGATTCTCTTACGGAGGATTTCAGCTACGCTTTGTTACTTATTACAATTGTTGCACTTGTGGTGGCAATCTTTGTAACATGGGTTTTATCAGAGAAGAAAGAACTACGTGACAAGTGGAGGTGAATATGATAGAGAATcaaattttcttaattttttttattttttattcttaagAAGAAAACACCAGCTTGGTTTTTGTTGGGAGGAATTAGATTAGAAGATCCACTTTGAACTTGTAACTGTAACTGATTTTGTAGTATGACCTCTTCTTGTTGCATTTGTTACATCAGGACATATCAAAATATAGTCTGCTCATCTTGTAAGTGAGATATAGTGTAAACAATAATAATCTCATTTATTTCCCATCTCCACGGGGACTTGGTTTTATTGTAGTTTCCTAATTAAGCTGAAAACTGTAAAATCATGTTTTGCATGTGTTGCTTTACATTATAATTTTTCTATACCTGTTTTACAGGGTGTATTACATCCATGGTTACTGAATTTTGTTCATTTTCAAaggtatgaccactaaactttaaaatataatataaa comes from Euphorbia lathyris chromosome 8, ddEupLath1.1, whole genome shotgun sequence and encodes:
- the LOC136202339 gene encoding uncharacterized protein, producing MAIRAFLASLLLLSSAFTTFSLFEDQVGLMDWHQQYIGKVKDAVFHTQKTGRKRVVVSTEENVIASLDLRHGEIFWRHVLGTNDPIDGIEIAMGKYVVTLSSEGSIVRAWNLPDGQMVWESYLQGPYHSKSLFLVPSSSRVDKDNVILVFSKGCLHAVSSIHGEVLWKKEFAAESFEVQQVVLPLGSDIIHVVGFVGSFQLDVYQIDAKNGELLKHESAEFSGGFSGEVSLVSSDTLVVLDSTGSTVTTVNFLNGQISFQKTYISDLIEDFSGKAMILPSKIAGMFTLKSNTLTVFIRVTSEGKLEVIDKLNHVTAISGALSLSDDLEAYALVEHRSNDIYLTVKLGHDKDSDLLRQIIKMDQPRGTVHKVFINNYIRTDKSHGFRALIVMEDHSLLLLQQGEIVWSREDGLASVIDVTTSELPVEKKGVSVAKVEENLFEWLKGHFLKLKGTLLLASPEEVVAIQAMRLKSSEKSKLTRDHNGFRKLLIVLTKSGKVFALHTGDGRVVWSLLLKSLRKSEACENPIALNVYQWQVPHHHAMDENPSILVVGRCGPSFGAPGVLSFVDTYTGKELTSSLVHSVVQVISLPFTDSTEQRLHLLIDAHQQAHLYPKTAEAVDIFQREFSNIYWYSVEGDNGFIRGHALKGHCIGREAEEFCFETRNMWSIVFPLESEKIITTVTRKLNEVVHTQAKVIADQDVMYKYISKNLLFVVTVTPKAIGGIGSATPEESSLVAYVIDTVTGRILHRVTHHGAHGPVHAVFSENWVVYHYFNLRAHRHEMSVIEIYDQSRADNKDVWKLVLGKHNLTSHISSYSRPEIVTKSQSYFFTHSVKAIAVTTTAKGITSKQLLIGTIGDQILALDKRFVDPRRSINPSQAEKEEGILPLTDALPIIPQSYVTHALQVEGLRGIVTVAAKLESNTLVFAYGVDLFFTRLAPSRTYDSLTEDFSYALLLITIVALVVAIFVTWVLSEKKELRDKWR